From Caballeronia insecticola, a single genomic window includes:
- a CDS encoding PaaI family thioesterase, with protein MTVLRPDVTLDFLRNRQKGRLPDLLGVQLLSLEQGALSGELTIRPELLAPNGFLHAATVIGLADTCCGYACIAHLPDKAQNFTTLELKSNHVSTAREGKIVAQAKAVHLGRSTQVWDATVSNGDGKLIAMFRCTQMILY; from the coding sequence ATGACCGTACTCCGCCCCGATGTCACACTCGATTTCCTGCGCAACCGTCAGAAAGGCCGCCTGCCCGATCTGCTCGGCGTGCAGCTCCTCTCGCTCGAACAGGGCGCATTGAGCGGCGAACTCACGATTCGCCCGGAACTGCTCGCGCCCAACGGTTTTCTGCACGCGGCGACGGTCATCGGGCTGGCCGATACCTGCTGCGGCTACGCGTGCATCGCGCATCTGCCGGATAAGGCGCAGAACTTCACGACGCTCGAACTGAAGAGCAACCACGTCTCGACGGCGCGCGAGGGCAAGATCGTCGCGCAGGCCAAGGCCGTGCATCTCGGGCGCAGCACGCAGGTGTGGGACGCGACGGTGAGCAACGGCGACGGCAAGCTGATCGCCATGTTCCGCTGCACGCAGATGATTCTCTATTGA
- the panD gene encoding aspartate 1-decarboxylase, with product MQRTMLKSKIHRATVTHCELHYEGSCAIDENLLEAANLLENEQIDIWNVNNGERLTTYAIKGERGSGMISLNGSAARRAQLGDLVIIAAFAQVDENEIRAGWKPDLVFVDENNRIKGSRDHVPTQNWT from the coding sequence ATGCAGCGCACCATGCTCAAATCGAAGATTCACCGCGCCACCGTCACGCATTGCGAGCTTCACTACGAAGGCTCGTGCGCGATCGACGAGAACCTGCTCGAAGCTGCGAACCTGCTGGAAAACGAGCAGATCGACATCTGGAACGTGAACAACGGCGAGCGCCTGACCACCTATGCGATCAAGGGCGAGCGCGGCAGCGGCATGATCTCGCTGAACGGCTCGGCCGCACGGCGCGCGCAACTGGGCGATCTCGTGATCATCGCGGCGTTCGCGCAGGTGGACGAGAACGAAATCAGGGCGGGCTGGAAGCCGGACCTCGTGTTCGTCGACGAAAATAACCGCATCAAGGGCAGCCGCGATCACGTGCCGACGCAGAACTGGACCTGA
- a CDS encoding DUF3460 family protein, whose amino-acid sequence MMYQSDITQFINQLKEQKPTLEEEQRRGRALLWDKQPIDLDERGEQQQSRVTQTPYVYYQNF is encoded by the coding sequence ATCATGTATCAGTCGGATATCACCCAGTTCATCAATCAGTTGAAAGAGCAAAAGCCCACGCTGGAAGAAGAGCAGCGCCGCGGCCGCGCGCTTCTGTGGGACAAGCAGCCGATCGACCTCGACGAGCGCGGCGAGCAGCAGCAATCCCGCGTGACGCAGACGCCTTACGTCTACTACCAGAACTTCTGA
- the panC gene encoding pantoate--beta-alanine ligase, with amino-acid sequence MKVISSIHELRDQLRGQNRTAFVPTMGNLHEGHLSLMRLARQHGDPVVASIFVNRLQFGPNEDFDKYPRTLQDDIEKLQRENVYVLFAPTESDMYPEPQEYRVHPPHNLGDILEGEFRPGFFTGVCTVVMKLMSCVQPRVAVFGKKDYQQLMIVRAMCHQFALPTEIIAAETVREENGLALSSRNRFLSAAEHAEAPQLALQLQRVREAVLSGARDIAAVERDAMNALAARGWKPDYISVRKRSNLLPPGEADAGASLVVVAAAKLGTTRLIDNLEI; translated from the coding sequence ATGAAAGTCATCAGCTCCATCCACGAACTGCGCGACCAGTTGCGCGGTCAGAACCGCACCGCCTTCGTCCCGACGATGGGCAACCTCCACGAAGGCCATCTCTCGCTCATGCGGCTCGCGCGCCAGCACGGCGATCCGGTGGTTGCCAGCATCTTCGTGAACCGGCTTCAGTTCGGCCCGAACGAAGACTTCGACAAATATCCGCGCACGCTGCAGGACGACATCGAAAAGCTGCAGCGCGAGAACGTCTACGTGCTGTTCGCGCCCACTGAATCCGACATGTATCCGGAGCCGCAGGAGTATCGCGTGCATCCGCCGCACAATCTTGGCGACATTCTCGAAGGCGAGTTCCGTCCCGGCTTTTTCACGGGCGTGTGCACCGTCGTCATGAAGCTGATGTCCTGCGTGCAGCCGCGCGTGGCCGTGTTCGGCAAGAAGGACTACCAGCAGTTGATGATCGTGCGGGCCATGTGCCACCAGTTCGCGCTGCCGACCGAAATTATCGCGGCGGAAACCGTGCGTGAAGAAAACGGCCTCGCGCTTTCGTCGCGCAACCGTTTTCTGTCGGCGGCCGAGCATGCCGAGGCGCCACAGCTCGCGTTGCAACTACAGCGCGTGCGCGAGGCGGTGCTCTCGGGTGCGCGCGATATCGCCGCCGTCGAGCGTGACGCGATGAATGCGCTCGCCGCGCGCGGCTGGAAGCCGGACTACATCAGCGTGCGCAAGCGTTCGAACCTGCTGCCGCCGGGCGAAGCGGACGCCGGCGCGTCGCTCGTCGTGGTCGCGGCGGCCAAGCTCGGCACGACGCGCCTTATCGACAATCTGGAAATCTGA
- a CDS encoding cobyric acid synthase gives MPFTPRGTLMIQGTTSDAGKSTLVAGLCRLARRGGVRVAPFKPQNMALNSAVTVDGGEIGRAQALQAVAAGVPARIDFNPVLLKPTSDRGAQVIIHGHAHANLDARAYHAYKRVAFDAVLASYARLQSEFDAVIVEGAGSPAEINLRDGDIANMGFAERVDCPVVLVADIDRGGVFAHLVGTLACLSASERARVRGFVINRFRGDIGLLTPGLDWLEAQTGKPVFGVLPYLHGLTLDAEDMLPSQPHARASSGAASVLKVIVPALPRISNHTDFDALRAHPQVDFAYVRAGVAPPPADLIVLPGSKSVQRDLAWLRENGWDRAIERHLRYGGKVLGICGGMQMLGRDIDDPEGVEGAAGRVDGLGLLELHTVLTPQKQLENVAGRLSLDDSGAPVRGYEIHMGRTHGAALARPFVALEAGRCDGAVSADGQIAATYLHGVFDTPEACVALLAWAGVHDAAPLDYPALREASLDRLADSFEQSLDLAALQAAFAQ, from the coding sequence ATGCCATTCACGCCCCGCGGCACGCTGATGATCCAGGGCACGACGTCCGATGCCGGCAAGAGCACGCTCGTCGCCGGTTTGTGCCGTCTCGCGCGGCGCGGCGGGGTGCGGGTCGCGCCGTTCAAGCCGCAGAACATGGCGCTCAACAGCGCGGTGACCGTCGACGGCGGCGAGATCGGCCGCGCGCAGGCGTTGCAGGCAGTCGCGGCGGGCGTGCCTGCGCGCATCGACTTCAATCCCGTGCTGCTCAAGCCGACAAGCGATCGCGGCGCGCAGGTCATCATCCACGGCCACGCGCACGCCAATCTCGACGCGCGCGCGTATCACGCCTACAAGCGCGTCGCGTTCGATGCCGTGCTCGCGTCCTACGCGCGCTTGCAAAGCGAGTTCGACGCGGTGATCGTCGAAGGCGCGGGCAGTCCCGCCGAGATCAATCTGCGCGACGGCGACATCGCCAACATGGGGTTCGCCGAGCGCGTGGATTGCCCGGTCGTGCTCGTCGCCGATATCGATCGCGGCGGCGTGTTCGCGCATCTCGTCGGCACGCTCGCGTGTCTGTCGGCGAGCGAGCGGGCGCGCGTGCGAGGCTTCGTCATCAACCGGTTTCGCGGGGATATCGGTCTGCTTACGCCCGGGCTCGACTGGCTCGAAGCGCAGACCGGCAAGCCGGTGTTCGGCGTGCTGCCGTATCTGCACGGCCTCACGCTCGACGCCGAAGACATGTTGCCGAGCCAGCCGCACGCGCGCGCGTCGAGCGGCGCGGCGAGCGTGCTGAAGGTGATCGTGCCCGCGTTGCCGCGCATCAGCAATCACACCGATTTCGACGCGTTGCGTGCGCATCCGCAGGTCGATTTTGCCTATGTGCGCGCGGGCGTCGCGCCGCCGCCGGCCGATCTCATCGTTCTGCCGGGCTCGAAAAGCGTGCAGCGCGATCTCGCCTGGCTGCGCGAGAACGGCTGGGATCGCGCGATCGAACGGCATCTGCGATACGGCGGCAAGGTGCTCGGCATCTGCGGCGGCATGCAGATGCTCGGGCGCGATATCGACGACCCGGAAGGTGTCGAAGGCGCCGCCGGCCGCGTGGACGGGCTCGGCCTGCTCGAACTGCATACCGTGCTGACGCCGCAGAAGCAGCTTGAAAACGTCGCGGGCCGCCTGAGTCTCGACGACAGCGGCGCGCCCGTGCGCGGCTACGAAATCCACATGGGACGCACGCACGGCGCGGCGCTCGCGCGGCCATTCGTCGCGCTGGAGGCGGGACGCTGCGACGGCGCCGTCTCGGCTGACGGCCAGATCGCCGCGACTTATCTGCACGGCGTCTTCGATACGCCCGAAGCCTGCGTCGCGCTGCTCGCCTGGGCAGGCGTGCACGATGCCGCGCCGCTCGACTATCCGGCGCTGCGCGAAGCGTCGCTCGACCGCCTCGCCGATTCCTTCGAGCAGTCGCTCGATCTGGCGGCGCTGCAGGCCGCGTTCGCTCAATAG
- a CDS encoding translocation/assembly module TamB domain-containing protein: protein MTDPTKQADAETPPPDNEGGGDGNDRGATKTPPPRRRGWRRLLRWSGALVLVVVLMLALAVGAVFYVLTTERGTRYAWEAATSLLKGQLTGKFDGGAIATGMQLRDVRWNDGKGTDIAVDSVSGRWALTREPLRFTIDYLHVGTIDARIAPSNEPSKKTELPKDLRIPIQLAIRDVSVEKLRLHQGTTTTEFSRLLFNGRSDGQHHEATVQRLDTPFGAVTASMKLDGGARPFPLSGDAGYAGKVGGETVNVGARLSGSLEDLVADIDASGMKLNGRAHVEALPFADVPLKSALVTFDHVNPQAFSAGAPEADLAVRAEVKPVEGADPKAFVVAGPVSIVNAKPGSIDKKLLPLIDAHADVRLDASAQSITNLNVRLVKNATVTGGGALANGHGKFDLKVAKLDLNAIEPTLRPTDFAGPIGIVLAGDTQTITADLNDPKAAIRAQAKVKLDPKQTLLDDVKLTVGKGRVEASGALRKDADSSYDLKAKFVDFNPLLLQQQLIAQKPAPAKKGAGAATNSATKSAAPRVIEARVNGTLAASGALAPTLRTKATFKLNDSMYDNLPLTGEGTVQVAGTRLLPSKATLSVAGNDVDVNGSFGAPGDRLRFRVDAPALERLGFGIAGTVKADGDLTGSIAHPNIAANYQADGVVFGANRLGHAEGRADIRDGSNGPLVFTLKARDASTEGIDVANLDASLNGTRAHHTLDVTATGKVRGQPVNLALGANGKFTDAPDGPHWDGTITKLSNKGMPSVNLESPLSVSYGPKRIVLGATRLVAEGAALNLKSFAMENGRIQSAGTLTNLSVPHLLEIRQELTGAEPPIRTDLVFDGDWDFSLGATATGHVQIKRRDGDVTIDGTRGVSALGISDITARADFSNGNRLNASLHAQASRIGVIDANVHTPLVNRDGILTVDDNAPLTGAIDANIPELRTTGGLLGANYLLGGKIALKLVIAGIVAKPNLSGSLTGDNISATVVDQGVQLKDGIIRIALSENLVDLQRVEFHGASGTLRATGRVRLDQQQPDLTASIIADKLELFASPDRELMLSGSASIANAGLQGGMAINGKFVVDHALFDLPESSAPALGDDVVIERPDGTIKGENQKITAATEKPVGPFTPRANIEIDLGQRFRFKGAGADLGLAGTITAMSAPNMPLRAVGNVRVTPGSTYTAFGRKLNIENGFFTFNGPVANPGLNILAMRRNQEVEAGVQVTGTVQAPVARLISEPSVPDNEKLSWLLFGHGTDQGNNVGQQSAMTSALALLGSRGGAKIAQTVGLDEFTVGSSEVGLTDPQVVLLSKAINERLVIGYEQGLQSASNAVKATLNLSRFWAVTAYGGTYQGVDLSYTRRFNSWARLFSSTSGRASSRAEASEPSSESTAAPDPAD, encoded by the coding sequence ATGACGGACCCGACGAAGCAAGCGGACGCCGAGACGCCGCCGCCTGACAACGAGGGCGGCGGAGACGGCAACGACCGCGGCGCCACGAAGACACCGCCGCCGCGCAGACGCGGCTGGCGGCGCTTGTTGCGCTGGAGCGGCGCGCTCGTGCTCGTCGTCGTGCTGATGCTCGCGCTCGCCGTGGGCGCCGTGTTCTACGTGCTGACGACCGAGCGCGGCACCCGCTACGCCTGGGAAGCGGCGACCTCGCTGCTCAAGGGGCAACTCACCGGCAAATTCGACGGCGGCGCGATCGCGACCGGCATGCAGCTTCGCGATGTGCGCTGGAACGACGGAAAGGGCACCGATATCGCGGTGGACAGCGTTTCCGGCCGCTGGGCGCTCACGCGCGAGCCGCTGCGCTTCACCATCGACTATCTGCATGTCGGAACGATCGATGCGCGCATCGCGCCGTCGAACGAGCCGAGCAAGAAAACGGAGTTGCCGAAGGATCTGCGCATTCCGATTCAGCTTGCGATCCGCGATGTGTCCGTCGAGAAGCTGCGGCTGCATCAGGGCACGACGACCACCGAATTCTCGCGTTTGCTCTTCAACGGCCGAAGCGACGGCCAGCATCACGAAGCCACCGTGCAGCGCCTCGACACGCCGTTCGGCGCGGTGACGGCGTCCATGAAGCTGGATGGCGGCGCGCGCCCGTTTCCGCTGTCCGGCGACGCGGGCTATGCCGGCAAGGTCGGCGGCGAAACGGTGAATGTCGGCGCGCGGCTGTCCGGTTCGCTCGAAGACCTCGTCGCCGACATCGACGCGAGCGGCATGAAGCTCAACGGCCGCGCGCACGTCGAAGCGCTGCCGTTCGCGGACGTGCCGCTCAAGTCGGCGCTCGTCACCTTCGATCACGTGAATCCGCAGGCCTTCAGTGCGGGCGCGCCCGAGGCGGATCTCGCCGTGCGCGCCGAAGTGAAGCCCGTCGAAGGCGCCGATCCGAAGGCGTTCGTCGTTGCCGGGCCGGTGTCGATCGTGAACGCGAAGCCGGGTTCCATCGACAAGAAGCTGCTGCCCTTGATCGACGCACACGCCGACGTGCGCCTCGACGCCTCCGCGCAAAGCATCACGAATCTGAACGTGCGGCTCGTGAAGAACGCGACCGTGACGGGCGGCGGCGCGCTCGCGAACGGCCACGGCAAGTTCGATCTGAAAGTGGCGAAGCTCGATCTCAACGCAATCGAGCCGACGCTGCGGCCGACGGACTTCGCCGGGCCGATCGGCATCGTGCTCGCGGGCGACACGCAGACGATCACCGCCGATCTCAACGACCCCAAAGCGGCGATCCGCGCGCAGGCGAAGGTTAAGCTCGACCCGAAGCAGACTTTGCTCGACGACGTGAAGCTGACGGTGGGCAAGGGCCGCGTCGAGGCGAGCGGCGCGCTCAGGAAAGACGCCGATTCGAGCTACGACCTGAAGGCGAAATTCGTCGACTTCAATCCGCTGTTGCTGCAACAGCAGTTGATCGCGCAGAAGCCCGCGCCGGCGAAGAAGGGCGCAGGGGCCGCGACGAATTCCGCGACAAAGTCCGCCGCGCCGCGCGTGATCGAGGCGCGGGTGAACGGCACGCTCGCCGCATCGGGCGCGCTCGCCCCGACGCTCAGGACAAAGGCCACGTTCAAGCTGAACGACAGCATGTACGACAACCTGCCGTTGACGGGCGAAGGCACGGTGCAAGTCGCGGGCACGCGGCTGTTGCCGAGCAAGGCGACCTTGTCGGTAGCGGGCAATGACGTCGATGTGAACGGCAGCTTCGGCGCACCCGGCGACCGGCTGCGTTTTCGCGTCGATGCGCCCGCGCTGGAGCGGCTCGGCTTCGGCATTGCGGGGACGGTCAAGGCGGACGGCGATCTGACCGGCTCGATCGCGCATCCGAACATCGCGGCAAACTATCAGGCCGACGGCGTCGTGTTCGGCGCGAATCGTCTGGGCCACGCGGAAGGCCGCGCCGATATCCGCGACGGCTCGAACGGCCCGCTCGTCTTCACGCTGAAGGCGCGCGATGCGAGCACGGAGGGCATCGACGTCGCGAATCTCGATGCGAGCCTGAACGGCACGCGCGCGCATCACACGCTCGACGTCACGGCGACGGGCAAGGTGCGCGGCCAGCCGGTGAATCTCGCGCTCGGCGCCAACGGCAAATTCACCGACGCGCCCGACGGCCCGCACTGGGACGGCACGATCACGAAGCTCTCGAACAAGGGCATGCCGTCGGTGAATCTCGAATCGCCGCTCTCGGTCAGCTACGGGCCGAAACGGATCGTGCTCGGTGCGACGCGGCTCGTCGCGGAAGGCGCGGCGCTCAATCTCAAGTCCTTCGCGATGGAGAACGGCCGCATTCAGTCGGCGGGCACGCTCACGAATCTGTCCGTGCCGCATCTGCTCGAAATACGACAGGAACTGACGGGCGCCGAGCCGCCGATCCGCACCGATCTCGTCTTCGACGGCGACTGGGACTTTTCGCTCGGCGCGACCGCGACGGGTCACGTGCAGATCAAGCGCCGCGACGGCGACGTGACGATCGACGGCACGCGCGGCGTGTCCGCGCTCGGCATCTCGGACATCACCGCGCGCGCGGATTTCAGCAACGGCAACCGGCTGAACGCGTCGCTGCATGCGCAGGCGAGCCGCATCGGCGTGATCGACGCGAACGTGCATACGCCGCTCGTCAATCGCGACGGCATACTCACCGTCGATGACAACGCGCCGCTCACCGGCGCCATCGACGCGAACATTCCCGAACTGCGCACGACCGGCGGCCTGCTCGGCGCGAACTATCTGCTCGGCGGCAAGATTGCGCTCAAGCTCGTGATCGCGGGGATCGTCGCCAAGCCCAATCTGTCGGGCTCGCTCACCGGCGACAATATTTCCGCGACCGTCGTCGATCAGGGCGTGCAGTTGAAGGACGGCATCATTCGCATTGCGCTGTCGGAGAATCTGGTCGATCTGCAGCGCGTCGAGTTTCACGGCGCAAGCGGCACGCTGCGCGCCACCGGCCGCGTGCGGCTCGATCAGCAGCAGCCCGATCTGACCGCGAGCATCATCGCGGACAAGCTGGAACTGTTCGCCTCGCCGGACCGCGAACTGATGTTGTCGGGCAGTGCGAGCATCGCGAACGCGGGCTTGCAGGGCGGCATGGCGATCAACGGCAAGTTCGTCGTCGATCACGCGCTCTTCGATCTGCCGGAATCGTCCGCGCCCGCGCTCGGCGACGATGTCGTCATCGAACGTCCCGACGGCACCATCAAGGGCGAGAACCAGAAGATCACGGCCGCCACCGAGAAGCCGGTCGGGCCGTTCACGCCGCGCGCGAACATCGAGATCGATCTCGGCCAGCGTTTCCGCTTCAAGGGCGCGGGCGCCGATCTCGGCCTGGCGGGCACCATTACGGCGATGAGCGCGCCGAACATGCCGCTGCGCGCGGTCGGCAACGTGCGCGTGACGCCCGGTTCCACTTACACGGCGTTCGGGCGCAAGCTCAATATCGAGAACGGCTTCTTCACGTTCAACGGACCGGTGGCGAATCCGGGACTCAACATTCTGGCAATGCGCCGCAATCAGGAAGTCGAGGCGGGCGTGCAGGTGACGGGCACGGTGCAGGCGCCCGTCGCGCGGCTGATTTCCGAGCCGAGTGTGCCTGATAACGAAAAGCTGTCGTGGCTGCTTTTCGGTCACGGCACGGATCAGGGCAATAACGTCGGCCAGCAGAGCGCCATGACGAGCGCGCTGGCGCTGCTCGGCAGCCGGGGCGGGGCGAAGATCGCGCAGACGGTCGGGCTGGACGAGTTCACGGTCGGGTCGAGCGAAGTCGGCCTGACCGACCCGCAAGTCGTGCTGCTCTCGAAGGCCATCAACGAGCGGCTCGTGATCGGCTACGAGCAAGGGCTGCAGTCGGCGAGCAACGCGGTCAAGGCGACGCTGAACCTGTCGCGGTTCTGGGCCGTGACGGCGTACGGCGGGACGTATCAGGGTGTCGATCTGTCGTACACGCGCCGCTTCAATTCGTGGGCGCGGCTGTTCTCGTCGACTTCGGGCCGCGCTTCTTCAAGGGCGGAGGCAAGCGAGCCTTCGTCGGAATCCACCGCAGCGCCCGATCCCGCGGACTGA
- a CDS encoding ParA family protein: protein MTVIVVANPKGGVGKSTLATNLAGYYAAQGEWVALADLDKQRSSHAWLSLRAETLPKIEEWGIDVDAPSKPPKGLEKAVVDTPAGVHGNRLALALELADKVIVPLQPSMFDILATQDFLARLAKEKAVRKGAIQVGVVGMRVDARTRSADQLHRFVEGLDLPVLGFLRDTQNYVQLAAHGLTVWDVAKSRVEKDLEQWAPIVEWVSRK from the coding sequence ATGACCGTGATCGTGGTGGCAAATCCGAAAGGCGGCGTGGGCAAGAGCACGCTCGCAACGAATCTGGCCGGGTATTACGCGGCTCAGGGCGAGTGGGTCGCGCTCGCCGATCTCGACAAACAGCGCTCCTCGCACGCGTGGCTGTCGCTGCGCGCCGAGACGCTGCCGAAGATCGAGGAATGGGGCATCGACGTCGATGCGCCCTCAAAGCCGCCCAAAGGTCTGGAAAAAGCGGTCGTGGATACCCCGGCGGGCGTCCACGGCAACCGGCTCGCGCTCGCGCTGGAACTGGCGGATAAAGTGATCGTGCCGCTCCAGCCGTCGATGTTCGACATCCTCGCGACGCAGGATTTCCTCGCCCGGCTGGCCAAGGAGAAAGCGGTGCGCAAGGGCGCGATCCAGGTCGGCGTGGTCGGCATGCGGGTGGACGCGCGCACGCGCTCGGCGGATCAGCTGCATCGGTTCGTCGAAGGGCTCGATTTGCCGGTGCTGGGTTTTCTGCGCGATACGCAGAATTACGTGCAGCTCGCCGCGCACGGCCTCACCGTCTGGGACGTGGCGAAGAGCCGCGTCGAGAAGGATCTGGAGCAGTGGGCGCCGATTGTCGAATGGGTGTCGCGCAAATGA
- a CDS encoding segregation and condensation protein A yields the protein MALATPATDSTPDTIDGVAFAHLYGEPLWKLPTDLYIPPDALEIFLEAFEGPLDLLLYLIRKQNFNVLDIPMADVTAQYLGYVDQIRDSNLELASEYLLMAAMLIEIKSRMLLPVKKADTGEEAEDPRAELVRRLLEYEQMKLAAQRIDQLPQLGRDFLRADVYIEQAAEQRFPDVDMNDLRQAWADVIKRAKLVQHHKISREELSVREHMSVILRRLQTARFMEFTELFDTSRGVPVVVVNFIAMLELSREALVEITQAEPYAPIYVRLAYSPA from the coding sequence GTGGCGCTCGCCACGCCCGCGACCGATTCGACGCCCGACACCATCGACGGCGTCGCGTTTGCGCATTTGTACGGCGAGCCGCTCTGGAAGCTGCCCACGGATCTCTACATCCCGCCCGATGCGCTCGAAATCTTCCTGGAAGCGTTCGAAGGCCCGCTCGACCTCTTGCTCTACCTGATCCGCAAGCAGAATTTCAACGTGCTCGACATTCCGATGGCGGATGTCACCGCGCAGTATCTCGGCTACGTCGACCAGATCCGCGACTCGAATCTCGAGCTTGCGTCGGAATATCTGCTGATGGCCGCGATGCTGATCGAGATCAAGTCGCGCATGCTGCTGCCGGTCAAGAAGGCCGACACCGGCGAGGAAGCCGAAGATCCGCGCGCCGAACTCGTGCGGCGCCTGCTCGAATACGAGCAGATGAAGCTCGCGGCGCAAAGGATCGACCAGTTGCCGCAGCTCGGCCGCGACTTCCTGCGCGCGGACGTCTATATCGAACAGGCGGCGGAGCAGCGTTTCCCCGATGTCGACATGAACGACCTGCGCCAGGCGTGGGCCGACGTCATCAAGCGCGCGAAGCTCGTGCAGCATCACAAGATCTCGCGCGAGGAGTTGTCCGTGCGCGAGCACATGAGCGTGATCCTGCGGCGCCTGCAAACCGCGCGCTTCATGGAGTTCACCGAGCTTTTCGACACCTCGCGCGGCGTGCCGGTGGTCGTGGTGAACTTCATCGCCATGCTCGAGCTCTCGCGCGAAGCGCTGGTCGAAATCACGCAGGCCGAGCCGTACGCGCCGATCTACGTGCGACTCGCCTACTCGCCCGCCTAA
- a CDS encoding autotransporter assembly complex protein TamA gives MAGRSFDPLRALRAKSLGLLRMPAVLAAIVAFGFAVPAFAKYDIDIDAPRNVKSLLKDNLDISRFAKRDNVSDDQFQFLVTATPKDVRDLVATEGYFSPVVRTDVTTVDDKRTVKVSVDPGPRTRVASVQLHFIGAVTTEDRTQENAARFAFSVNEGDPFTQSGWDDAKNAALRALQSKRYLGAKIVRSQARINPRARLADLSVTFDSGPTFTLGKLDVSGTKRYPEWIVEHVNPIRPGEVYDVARINELQRQIQNTPYYASVAIDVDSDVNKPTETPLHLKVSEYPYHSIRYGVGYATDNGFHVQGAYSYLNTFGAAYPFTISGRLDQTQQYGRVQLAMPPDSHGWVNAVFGSYTLTDVSDTNIYSARLGVQRSRSRQNIDTTFSLTFYDDRLTQNEPNPSTARALVPAWTWVRRDVDDPLFPRRGNIVRAEAGFAVKGALTDQTFARLYTNALQYVPLGKNDLLVFRAEFGGVFTTGPSSGIPASLLFRAGGANSVRGYSYLGIGNNVSGSILPTKYMVTGSSEYQHWFTHDWGGAVFFDIGTATDTWSERVFQPGVGVGARWRSPVGPVNVDVAYGLKNKSIKPYLTLGIAF, from the coding sequence TTGGCGGGGCGTTCGTTTGATCCGCTGCGCGCACTGCGCGCGAAGTCGCTTGGCCTCCTGCGCATGCCGGCCGTGCTCGCCGCAATCGTCGCGTTCGGCTTTGCCGTGCCCGCATTCGCGAAGTACGACATCGATATCGACGCGCCGCGCAACGTCAAGAGCTTGCTCAAGGACAACCTCGATATCTCCCGTTTCGCCAAGCGCGACAACGTGAGCGACGACCAGTTCCAGTTTCTCGTCACCGCGACGCCCAAGGACGTGCGCGATCTCGTCGCGACCGAAGGCTATTTTTCGCCGGTCGTGCGCACCGACGTGACGACCGTCGACGACAAGCGCACGGTCAAGGTGAGCGTCGATCCGGGTCCGCGCACCCGGGTCGCATCCGTGCAACTGCATTTCATCGGGGCGGTGACGACCGAGGACCGTACGCAGGAGAACGCGGCGCGTTTTGCGTTTTCGGTCAACGAAGGCGATCCGTTCACGCAAAGCGGCTGGGACGACGCGAAGAACGCCGCGCTCAGGGCGCTGCAATCGAAACGCTATCTCGGCGCGAAGATCGTGCGCTCGCAGGCGCGCATCAATCCGCGCGCGCGTCTCGCCGATCTCTCGGTGACTTTCGACAGCGGTCCGACCTTCACCCTCGGCAAACTGGATGTGAGCGGCACGAAGCGTTATCCCGAATGGATCGTCGAGCATGTGAACCCGATCCGGCCGGGCGAGGTGTACGACGTCGCGCGCATCAACGAACTGCAGCGTCAGATTCAGAACACGCCGTACTACGCGAGCGTGGCGATCGACGTCGACAGCGACGTGAACAAGCCGACCGAAACGCCGCTGCATCTGAAGGTGAGCGAGTATCCGTATCACAGCATCCGCTACGGCGTGGGTTACGCGACCGACAACGGCTTTCACGTTCAGGGCGCCTACAGCTATCTCAATACTTTCGGCGCGGCGTATCCGTTCACCATTTCCGGCCGTCTCGACCAGACGCAGCAATATGGCCGCGTGCAGCTCGCGATGCCGCCGGATTCGCACGGCTGGGTGAACGCCGTGTTCGGCTCGTACACGCTCACCGATGTCTCCGACACGAATATCTACAGTGCCCGGCTCGGCGTGCAGCGTTCGCGCTCGCGTCAAAACATCGACACAACGTTTTCGCTCACTTTCTACGACGACCGCCTGACACAGAACGAGCCGAATCCGTCGACGGCGCGCGCGCTCGTGCCCGCGTGGACGTGGGTGCGCCGCGACGTCGACGATCCGCTTTTCCCGCGGCGCGGCAACATCGTCCGCGCGGAGGCCGGGTTCGCCGTGAAGGGCGCGCTCACCGACCAGACGTTCGCGCGTCTCTACACCAACGCGCTGCAATACGTGCCGCTCGGCAAGAACGACCTGCTCGTGTTTCGCGCCGAATTCGGCGGCGTGTTCACGACCGGGCCATCGAGCGGCATACCGGCGTCGCTTCTGTTTCGCGCGGGCGGCGCAAACTCGGTGCGCGGCTATAGCTATCTGGGCATCGGCAACAATGTGTCCGGATCGATCCTGCCGACCAAGTACATGGTGACGGGCAGCAGCGAGTATCAACACTGGTTTACGCACGACTGGGGCGGCGCGGTGTTCTTCGACATCGGCACGGCGACCGACACCTGGAGCGAGCGCGTGTTCCAGCCGGGTGTGGGCGTCGGCGCGCGTTGGCGCAGCCCGGTCGGCCCGGTCAACGTCGACGTGGCTTACGGGCTGAAGAACAAGAGCATCAAGCCGTATCTCACGCTCGGCATCGCTTTCTGA